Sequence from the Mesorhizobium sp. PAMC28654 genome:
TCCGTCGTCGAAGGTCAGCACCAACTCCCGGTGCTTCAATTTGATATCGGCAATGCTCGCGACCGCAAGGGTCCGGCCGCACAAAGTACGGGCCGGCCGCGGCGGCACTATAAAGTCGCGAATCTGCCCGCACACCCTGTGCGCAATGGAAAACAAAACAGCTGCCCCGCCAAACCCCAGATATACAGAACAATGCGGTTATCTGGACTTTCGATCGGCTGCAAGCGCCACGGTTCGAATTGGCTAACGCCGCCTCGCATTGCCTGGTCTGGCGTGAGCAATTGGCGGGCTTGACCGTACTTGACGCCAAGGATCCGTGAATCTCCAAGCGCTGCAATTCCTCGGCGACGGTAGCGACACGATCCAGATCAAATTTTCTAGCCGTCAGGCCTTGGCGAGCAAGGCCTCCACCTCCAGCAGTGTCGGCATGGATGGCGCGGTGCCGGGCCGTGTGACCGAAATGCCAGCTACCGCGCAAGCGAAGCCGGCAGCCTGTAGCGGCTCCATTCCTCTCGACAGCGCGGCGGCCAGTCCGCCATTGAAGGCGTCGCCGGCACCGGTGGTCTCGACCACGGCGCCGGCGTTGACGGCGGCGACATGATCGGAACGATCGGCGGTGTGCAGTAGCGCGCCTTTTTCGCCAAGCGTAACAATCACCGTGCCGACACCCTTTTCGAGCAGCTTGGCGGCGGCGCGACGAGCATCGTCGACGGATGAGACCTTGATGCCGGTCAGTTCCTCGGCCTCGGTCTCGTTGGGCGTGACATAGTCGCAAAGCGTGTAGACGCGGTCTGGAAGTCTTGCCGCCGGCGCCGGATTGAGGATCGTCGTTACACCTGCTCCGTGCGCGATCTCCAGCGCCCGCATTGCCGCGTCGATCGGCTGTTCGAGTTGGGTGACGAAGATGCCGGCGGAGCGGATCAGGCCCGCGTTGGCCTCGATGTCACCGGGCGAAATCAGCATGGCCGCGCCGGGACTGACAATGATGGCATTGTTGCCGGTCGTTTCCTCCACGAAGATATAGGCGGCGCCCGTATAGCTTTCCGAGGTGTCGATGACAGCGCTTTTCACGCCTGCCAGCCCCCAGGTTTGCCTGGCCATATCCGCGAAGGGATCGACCCCGAGGCGCGTCAGGAAAGTGACGTCGGCACCAAGCTTTCCTGCCGCGACGGCCTGGTTCGACCCCTTGCCTCCGGGGCCAAGCTTGAAGGATGTGCCGAGAATGGTCTCGCCAATGCGAGGCTGCCGCTGCGCCCGATAGGCGGTGTCGGCGACGAAGACGCCCAAGATGACGATAGGCTTGCCGGCGGCCATGCTGCTACTCCGCATCCGGCGGGACCACACCCTTGCGGAAGGCAAAGCAGCCATAGAAGCGGCGCTCGCCGGTCTGGATGACACAATAGGCCTGCTTGGAACGTTCGTAGAAAGCGTAGCGTTCGACCGGCAACATCGGCCAGGACTTTCCTTCAGCCGCATCGATTTCCTTCTGCACTTCCGTCTGTACCGGCGGGATCTCATCCGGCTTGCCGACGATCTCCATGCGGGCGGCGGAATCGTCGACAAAAGTGTCCAGCGGGTAGAGCGACAGCACCGCCTTTACGACCTCGGCCGCCGGCGCGTCGATGCGCAGCAGCCGGCCCAACACGGTCTGGCGCGCCACGGAATCCGAAGGAAAATTGGTGTCGGCGATGATCAGGTCGTCGCCGTGCCCCATCGCCCGCAGCGCCTGAAGCACATCGGCATTGAGCAGCGGACTGATACCTTTGAGCATGACATTCCTCTCGATCGGGCTTTTGGATGAGGGATCAGATACGGCTACCGGATTTGGCGTCGAACAGATGGACCTGGTCGAGCCGTGGCTTCAGATGCAGCGTGTCGCCCGGCTTGAAGTCGTGGCGCTCGCGAAACAGCGCCACCATCTCGCCATCGCCGAAGCGCAGGAAGACAAGTGTCTCGGAACCGGTCGGCTCAACCACCGAAATCTTCGCCGGCACGCCGTCGGGATGGATCTCGAGATGCTCCGGACGCACGCCGTAGACTACGGCCTGCCCGTCCTGTGCGGCATTGTTCGCGGTAATCGGGAACAGAGTGCCGGCGATCTCGACACCAGCCTTGTCGCCCTTGCGCATGACGCCCTTGAGCAGGTTCATCGAGGGCGAGCCGATAAAACCAGCAACGAAGAGATTGGCTGGCCTGTCGAAAAGCTCCAGCGGCGCGCCGACCTGTTCGATACGGCCATCGCGCATCACCACGATCTTGTCGGCCATGGTCATGGCCTCGATCTGATCGTGGGTGACGTAGATGGTGGTGGTCTTCAGCCGCTGGTGCAGTTCCTTGATCTCAGTGCGCATCTGGACGCGCAGCTTGGCGTCGAGGTTGGAGAGCGGCTCGTCGAACAGGAAAACCTGCGGATTGCGCACGATCGCGCGCCCCATGGCCACACGCTGGCGCTGGC
This genomic interval carries:
- the rbsK gene encoding ribokinase, whose product is MAAGKPIVILGVFVADTAYRAQRQPRIGETILGTSFKLGPGGKGSNQAVAAGKLGADVTFLTRLGVDPFADMARQTWGLAGVKSAVIDTSESYTGAAYIFVEETTGNNAIIVSPGAAMLISPGDIEANAGLIRSAGIFVTQLEQPIDAAMRALEIAHGAGVTTILNPAPAARLPDRVYTLCDYVTPNETEAEELTGIKVSSVDDARRAAAKLLEKGVGTVIVTLGEKGALLHTADRSDHVAAVNAGAVVETTGAGDAFNGGLAAALSRGMEPLQAAGFACAVAGISVTRPGTAPSMPTLLEVEALLAKA
- a CDS encoding RbsD/FucU family protein, with the translated sequence MLKGISPLLNADVLQALRAMGHGDDLIIADTNFPSDSVARQTVLGRLLRIDAPAAEVVKAVLSLYPLDTFVDDSAARMEIVGKPDEIPPVQTEVQKEIDAAEGKSWPMLPVERYAFYERSKQAYCVIQTGERRFYGCFAFRKGVVPPDAE
- a CDS encoding ABC transporter ATP-binding protein encodes the protein MAQVAIRNAAKAFGNVKVLHDVSVDIADGQFVVLVGPSGCGKSTLLRMVAGLETVSAGTISIGDRVVNHLPPAKRDIAMVFQNYALYPHKTVEQNMAFALKLRNTDPAVVTERVNRAAEILDLAPYLKRYPRQLSGGQRQRVAMGRAIVRNPQVFLFDEPLSNLDAKLRVQMRTEIKELHQRLKTTTIYVTHDQIEAMTMADKIVVMRDGRIEQVGAPLELFDRPANLFVAGFIGSPSMNLLKGVMRKGDKAGVEIAGTLFPITANNAAQDGQAVVYGVRPEHLEIHPDGVPAKISVVEPTGSETLVFLRFGDGEMVALFRERHDFKPGDTLHLKPRLDQVHLFDAKSGSRI